CGCCACGGCCAGATGCTGCTCGCCGGGGAGACCCTCTACGTCCTCGAATGCGAGCCGGCGCCCTACGCTGCCCTGGCCGCCAACGAGGCGGAGAAGGCGGCGGAGATCAACGTTCTGGAAGTGCGTTCCTTCGGCTCCTTCGGCCGCGTCTATCTGGGCGGCTCGGAGCGCGACATCGACGCCGGCTGGCGCGCCGCGGTGGCGGCGCTGGAAGGATTGGAAGGGCGCTCTGGCGACGACTGAGAGAGCCTGTAGAAACTGAGCGAGACGGACCAACGAATCACAGCGAAGGAGAGTAGGGCAATGGCCGAAGCATTGGGAATGATCGAGACCCGCGGATTCACCGCGATGGTGGAAGCGGCGGACGCCATGGTCAAGGCCGCCAAAGTAGAGCTGGTGGGCTACGAGAAGGTCGGCGGCGGCTACGTTACCGCGGTGGTGCGGGGCGACGTGGCGGCGGTGAAGGCAGCGGTGGACGCCGGTGTCCGCGGTGCCGAGAAGGTCGGCGAAGTGGTTTCCACCCACGTCATCGCCCGCCCCCACGGCAACGTCGACGAAGTGCTGCCCCTGGGCCGCGGCGAGACCGCCAAGGCCAGCGGCGGACGCCGCAAGTAGGAGCCGTCGTTGCTCCTGGGCAAAGTCGTCGGGACCCTGGTCGCCAGCCGCAAGGAGGAGAGCCTGGAAGGGCTCAAATTCCTCGTTCTGCAGCAGCTGACGGTGGCGGGGAAGGAGGCTTCCGGCTACGTGGTGGCGGCGGACGGCGTCGGCGCCGGGGTCGGCGAGGTGGTGCTCTACGCCAGCGGCAGCTCGGCGCGCCAGACCGAGGCCACCAAGGATCGCCCCTGCGACGCCGTGGTCATGGCCA
This region of Acidobacteriota bacterium genomic DNA includes:
- a CDS encoding EutN/CcmL family microcompartment protein, producing MLLGKVVGTLVASRKEESLEGLKFLVLQQLTVAGKEASGYVVAADGVGAGVGEVVLYASGSSARQTEATKDRPCDAVVMAIVDTWEVDGEERYRKE
- a CDS encoding BMC domain-containing protein; this translates as MAEALGMIETRGFTAMVEAADAMVKAAKVELVGYEKVGGGYVTAVVRGDVAAVKAAVDAGVRGAEKVGEVVSTHVIARPHGNVDEVLPLGRGETAKASGGRRK